A window of Photobacterium sp. GJ3 contains these coding sequences:
- a CDS encoding glycosyltransferase family 2 protein: protein MDISLIVTTYNWPEALNKVLESIERQSLLPREVIIADDGSGQDTRDVVHYWQQKLNIPVIHSWQEDEGYRLSASRNKAIARANGDYLVMIDGDMVLNQHFLRDHTQIAQPGFFIQGWRVRLNEQGNQHVFEHGVIPHCRMQGILDFKNRCYGLRLPLLRALSHGSPTSISGTKGCNMAFWKQDVVAINGFNEDFVGWGKEDNEFATRMINHGIRRKRLRFAAVAYHLYHDESPRDMVACNHDILMQTKENRLAFCHNGLSRYQAG, encoded by the coding sequence ATGGATATTTCATTAATTGTAACCACCTATAACTGGCCGGAAGCTTTGAATAAAGTTCTGGAAAGTATCGAAAGACAGAGTCTGCTCCCCCGCGAAGTGATTATTGCCGATGATGGGTCCGGTCAGGATACCCGAGACGTCGTCCATTACTGGCAGCAGAAACTGAATATTCCGGTGATCCACAGCTGGCAGGAAGATGAAGGTTACCGGCTCTCCGCCAGCCGGAATAAAGCCATTGCCCGTGCCAATGGCGATTACCTGGTGATGATTGACGGCGACATGGTGCTGAATCAGCATTTTCTCCGCGATCATACCCAAATTGCTCAACCTGGCTTTTTTATTCAGGGCTGGCGAGTCCGACTGAATGAACAGGGGAACCAGCATGTGTTTGAACACGGCGTGATCCCTCATTGCCGCATGCAGGGCATTCTGGATTTTAAAAACCGCTGTTACGGACTCCGCCTGCCGTTGCTGAGAGCCCTGAGCCATGGTTCACCGACCTCAATTTCCGGCACCAAAGGCTGCAATATGGCGTTCTGGAAACAGGATGTGGTCGCCATTAACGGCTTTAATGAAGATTTCGTTGGCTGGGGCAAAGAAGACAACGAATTCGCGACCCGGATGATCAATCATGGCATTCGCCGAAAGCGCCTGCGTTTTGCTGCTGTGGCCTATCACCTCTATCACGATGAAAGCCCAAGGGATATGGTGGCCTGCAACCATGACATTCTGATGCAAACCAAAGAAAATCGTCTGGCCTTCTGCCACAACGGCCTGTCTCGTTATCAGGCTGGCTGA